TTAGGAGTGTATTATGGAAAGTCTTGCTTACTCTTATATGTATATGGCTCATGAAGAGACAACCAAAAATATGGAATCTCTTCCAAAAATTAAATTTAATTGGAAAGGAATTTTTAAATCTTTTAATACAGTTATTCCCAATCAGCAGGTAATCAGAAACACCAAAAATCATCTCCCGAAATTTCAATTCAATTGGAAAAAACTCCTGAAATCTTCTGTCTGGTTAGCTTTAGCTGGTGTTAGCGTATTGGTAACTGCTGTTAGCCAAATTCAGATAGCCTCAGCAATGAACTATGTCAGTACAAACGGCAGATGTCTTAATATCCGTACAGGGCCGAGTTTGAATTCACAAGTGATTAGATGCGCTCCTTATGGTTCAAGCCTCCCAGGTGTTGTCAGGGGAGCGTCTAGTAACGGGTTTGCTACACTTGCAGATGGCACTTACGCCTATAGCAAGTGGATTAACGCTAGTCCTCCACGGGTTTATCGTCGTAGTTCTCGCAT
This portion of the Nostoc sp. UHCC 0302 genome encodes:
- a CDS encoding peptidoglycan-binding domain-containing protein, producing MESLAYSYMYMAHEETTKNMESLPKIKFNWKGIFKSFNTVIPNQQVIRNTKNHLPKFQFNWKKLLKSSVWLALAGVSVLVTAVSQIQIASAMNYVSTNGRCLNIRTGPSLNSQVIRCAPYGSSLPGVVRGASSNGFATLADGTYAYSKWINASPPRVYRRSSRINVSSRIFLRNGSQGTSVSQLQKALGNVTVDGYYGPETERQVRSFQVRNGLLVDGIVGPQTRRALDVS